The DNA sequence TCAAAGTTCCacattagatagaatatataaagttaaacactatattaaatgaaagattcataattttattaatttaaaattttgagttaaaaataatgtcaaattatcttatatatataaaaataatatcatatatatatatatatatatatatatatatatatatatatatatatatatatatatatatatatataattacaatcTCTTAATAACTACAATTCCATAcgaaaacaatatataatttcGTTAAAGTTCGACGGgatggttaaaaaaattattttataaggtAAAACAcaaatgtaaaacaaaatattgaaaacattgtgaattaaaagaaaaggataaagaaaagaaaacttataGAAGAAACTatcaaataaagtaaaagaaagaaagtaacTACTCtgtattttatgtataattaaactataaatattataatgtttgaTTAATCAAACTTTCTTTCTTACAATATTACTTTAATACGATGTACAatagataatatattaattaaatgatcTTATACTCATATATTGATCCATTCGTGACGAAATCAGTTggcaattaatttttttagaaccTATTGGTAAATTTCTTGACAAgtagtttgttttcttaaaatttattagtaaatatatttgtaactaaatcttttaaaattcgTGGATAAATCTAACGAGTTTGTTATTATCTTATAGTAAATCCATCATAAtctatagtttttattattgataaaattttccATCGTAGATTTGTCGGTAAAAAAACATTTCCTATAAAAtatctaacaatttttttataaaataaatgaagatgtggcagaagaaaagaataaaagaagaaataagaagaaGGAATCTAAGGCGGCAGGCATGGCAACAGAGACGTTGACAGAAAAGGAggaagaataagaaaaataatgaaaaaaaaaagggatgaAGAAGAAAATCCGATCATgatatttattgataaattttatcaacaaccaaaatttatcaatgattaccgataaataataaatgaatatttatcaATAGATTTGTAGATTTGTCTTCATCGATAGTTggtcatgaatttttttattcatcaacaaaatTTACATACAGATATTTAGTTATCAATATTTTGTTAGtaaatttattgacaaaattgtatgattatcaattttattttggtttcaaCTATTTTAGCAAAGGCGAGGGAGgttaaatttcatttatattactCTAAAAtggatttaattttatttacgaCTTGTGGTcagttttatatattgttatccTAAGGGGAAAACATGAAtgtaaaacaaaagaataaaaacatagtaaatcaaaagaaaagggAGAAAGAAAACTTATAGAAGAAAGTatcaaataaagtaaaagaaaaaaagtaaccACATCTACTTTTTACAATTAAACTACAAATGTCATAATGTTTGACTAATCAAACTTTCTTTCTTACAACATCActttaataaatacaattatataaaataaaaaacaatacacatttaaaatttcattcgTAAAAACTATAAcatgacataataaaaaaagacGAATACAAATATACAAAACTAGTTTTAATTATGAGGttacatcaacaacaacaacaaattgaACAAGTTTTTTATCCATAAAGTTCTAATAATACAAAATACCATAGACAAATTGGGAAGAAAATAGTATATATGTAAATACCTTAAAGTGCAGTGGTTTGAAAGTGTGAAGCTATTTTGGTGGGTGAAGGGTACACCAGGTTTGGATAAAAGTGAGGATAAGACCCAGAAGTGCAGCAAATAAGGCAATGATGGTCCAAGGGTTGCTGAAGTAGGTGTTATAGGCAAGGGCTATCCAAGTTGGCAAAGATTTATGCCGATAATGCTTCTCAATTTGAAACATGACATGAGCATACTTCTTCATGTTAGGCACCAAGTTACTGTTTATGGTAGTGAAGAGGTTCATAACATCTTTGTCACTCCCTAGAGAGTTAATCAGAACTCCTGCTGATCTCAGCGCTTTCACATCATCAGGGGTGTCTATGAAGGAGTTCAAGAACGATATGTGATTACAAAATTCGAAATTCGCGAAATCTGGACACGTCTCGTACGCTATTAAGTTCAGTGTAAAACTAGCTGTGTTCTCATCCACAATCATCTCCGGGAGCGTCAATTCCGAACGGAACCTTCCAAGGGAGAAAGTTACGTCTTTTACGTTACGTGTCTTGCTCGCTTTCACTTCAACCCCTGCCGCTTTCAACTCCGTTATGTTTCTGTACGCCAAAATCAAATTGTTAGGTTTTAAGAGAGAAGGTTTAATAAAGATATACAATATTAATAAGATTTGAGTCTTTACATTATTTTCaacttaaaacttaaataataaatttatgactttttatcatcatataacactaatttcttttatttctaatcGATCTGATACTTAAACTCATTCTCAAAACAAACAGGGTAGTTTTAAAATAACTCGATACCTATATGTTATCCAGAATTCTTCAGTTGAATTGTAATACTGTGTCTTTTGTGGAGGGATGTCTTCAGTTTTAACATATGTTGTATATTTTGGAGGGTTGTCATACAAGATCATGGAGCGGTGAAGATCGAGAAGATGAGTGGGTGCTTCGAATTCGATCCTCTCTTTATTTGCAGTGGCCCATTCATAAAGCATAAGAAATTGTTTCATGGTTTGGATCAACTCCATGTTGGTTCCTCTCCATAAAAGTTTGAGCAATGGGTACGGAAGCTGGTTCTCCAACAACAGAACATCCTGCAACACCGGACTCAGTTGCTCATCCTTCACATTCATTTTCTCTGGTCGCTCAGGTTGCGCGTATTCCAGGATTCGTAGCAGGGCACAACCATCCACCAACAGCGTCCAGCTTATCATTTCCTCCAAGCTGTTGAACCCTTGCTCGGAATAGTTCCAAAAAAGATGGTTTCCGGTGAAAAGATCCGGCGCAAACAGCTCTTTCAGAGCTTCAACATTTTGTGCAATCTCTCCGAGCAGAAACTCCGGGGTTTTGTCGGTGGAGCTGAGGTACATTGATGCCCACATTTGCTTGTACTCTTCTCCTAGCTGCAGTTTGGGAGCACCGTAATGGATGGGACCCAGAGACATGAGCTTTGGCGTGAAGTGCTTCTCGTAATGCATTCTTCCATCTCCCACAAGATGAGGTGCTACGCGTTGTATCTTAGCCTTCGAACCTATTTCTGATCTTTCGTAGGCGTTTCTGAGCCGCGCCAACCTCTCTTCAGTGCTTACTTTTTCTGACATCTTAGCCATTCAGGGATTGATCAATTTGatgtaattataatataagaaactTTTGATTTGCTCACGCAATGAACTCATTGGTGTGTGTCTTTGTTGTGTGTGCTTGCGTCGGAATAAACTTTATTTCCTCTCATTGCACGCAACGAATAAAGATTTTCACTTTCATTGCTGTTCATCTCACGAGTCTCATTTtaccattttcttctttcatagTATTCTATCTCTTTATTGCTTCTCATTCTTAATGCACTTCTAACCCAATTATATTGATGAACACTTATGTGTAATACAGTTGGAGATAATCATTTAAAGATAACCATTTGAAAAGGCATTTGACATATTTGGTGAGAGAAAGAGTACTATCAATGTTGTTCTTAAAATACAAGATTCTATGTGTTGTTTTCTGAAGTTTGCAATGGTACAACATAGTCGATTATTAAATGAGAtatattgattttattcaatCTTTAATATTCTTTCTATATAATTAATTTGGAAGTTTAAGGATTGAAACAAAATGTGAAACTAAAATTGAAGTGACAGGGTTCAATCTTTAATATTCTTTCTATATACGGGGTTTGCTGGAAACGGACTCCCTGCAGACACCTTAGCGtctattttcttctcttggGTGAGTTTAAGTGGGACgttattcacattttttttcttgcataGACTTAAACAAGTAGTCAAAATTATAATCGAGTGGAATCATCACCTTACCTTTCGGTAAGACTCTACacgtataatatatatatatatatatatatatatatatatatatatatatatatatatatatatatatatatatatatatatatatatatatatatatatatatatatatatatatataacattgattttatatgaataagatatttgacattatttttattccaaaattttaaaataatgatgttatgaatctttatttttatataatatttaattttgtatattttattttatgtaaaactCTGACTCATGAGTATTTCCAACACTATTTTGGTGGGTGAAGGGTAGACCAGGTTTGGATAAAAGTGAGGAGAAGTCCGAGAAGTGCAGCAAGAAAGGCAAGGATGGCCCAAGGAGTGCTGAAATAGGTGTTATAGGCAAGTGCTATCCAAGTGGGCAAAGATTTATGCCGAAAATGCTTCTCAATCTGAACCATGACACCACCATATTTGTCCATGTTATTAGGGACCAAGTTACTGCTTATGGTAGTGAAGAGGTTCATAACATCTTGGTCACTCCCTAGAGTGTTAAGCAGAACTCGTGCTGATCTCAGGGCCTTCACATCGTCAGGGGTGTCTACCAGGGACTTCAAGAACGATATATAATCACGGATCGCATAGTCATTCTCAAAATCAGGACACATCTCATACGCTATTAAGTTCAGCGTAAAACCAGCTGTTGTCTCATCCACAATAATCTCAGGGAGCGTCAATTTGGAACGGAACCTTCCAAGGGAGAAAGATACGTCTTTTACGTCATATGTCTTTCTTGCTTTCACTTCAACCCCTGCTGCTTTCAACTCCGTTATGTTTCTGTATACCACCAACGAATCATGTCATATTAATATAATGTAAATTCTTGAACAAGGAATCTCCAAAACTttaaccaatttagttttttaattttagaattatgtgaatttagtccttttaaccaatttttttaaaatttatttgatgtttcagagatgtttcatgataatatttaagttaattacaaaatttggtACTTTTGTTCgatgttattaaaaaatacatttaaaatgttaaataaacttagcaaattttagataaaaggactaaatctatGTCGTTCTAAAATGATtggatcaaaattttgaaaaagaagaactaattccaattttcactataaatatataaatatttgagagacaaaaatatatttaatccaaaataaaatatcttcgTACCTATGTGTTATGAGGCACAAGTCTTCATTTGTAGTGTCATATTCTGTGTTTCGTAGACGGATGCCATGCTTATTATACAAGATGAGAGAGCGGTGAAGATGGAGAAGATGAGTAGGTGCTTCTAAACTCCCGTATCTACTTTGAACAAACCATGCAGCCCTCCCAACAAATTGTATCATGGTTTGGATCAACCTCACCTCGTTGGTTTCTCCCCATAGCAGTTTCAGCAATGGGTACGGAAGCTGGTTCTCCAACAACATAACAT is a window from the Vigna unguiculata cultivar IT97K-499-35 chromosome 7, ASM411807v1, whole genome shotgun sequence genome containing:
- the LOC114191919 gene encoding uncharacterized protein LOC114191919, translated to MAKMSEKVSTEERLARLRNAYERSEIGSKAKIQRVAPHLVGDGRMHYEKHFTPKLMSLGPIHYGAPKLQLGEEYKQMWASMYLSSTDKTPEFLLGEIAQNVEALKELFAPDLFTGNHLFWNYSEQGFNSLEEMISWTLLVDGCALLRILEYAQPERPEKMNVKDEQLSPVLQDVLLLENQLPYPLLKLLWRGTNMELIQTMKQFLMLYEWATANKERIEFEAPTHLLDLHRSMILYDNPPKYTTYVKTEDIPPQKTQYYNSTEEFWITYRNITELKAAGVEVKASKTRNVKDVTFSLGRFRSELTLPEMIVDENTASFTLNLIAYETCPDFANFEFCNHISFLNSFIDTPDDVKALRSAGVLINSLGSDKDVMNLFTTINSNLVPNMKKYAHVMFQIEKHYRHKSLPTWIALAYNTYFSNPWTIIALFAALLGLILTFIQTWCTLHPPK
- the LOC114189517 gene encoding uncharacterized protein LOC114189517, whose product is MAENSKKVSIEERFEQLQNTSVISEIGSKAKIQRVAPHLVGDGRMHYEKHFTPKLMSLGPIHYGAPKLQLGEEYKKMWAAMFFRSTDQTPQFLFGKIAENVEALKELFAPDLFTGNRLFLKYSEQGFSSMEEMICWTLLVDACALLQILEHFNLSRPEEMNVKFERLMLVFQDVMLLENQLPYPLLKLLWGETNEVRLIQTMIQFVGRAAWFVQSRYGSLEAPTHLLHLHRSLILYNKHGIRLRNTEYDTTNEDLCLITHRNITELKAAGVEVKARKTYDVKDVSFSLGRFRSKLTLPEIIVDETTAGFTLNLIAYEMCPDFENDYAIRDYISFLKSLVDTPDDVKALRSARVLLNTLGSDQDVMNLFTTISSNLVPNNMDKYGGVMVQIEKHFRHKSLPTWIALAYNTYFSTPWAILAFLAALLGLLLTFIQTWSTLHPPK